One genomic region from Legionellales bacterium encodes:
- a CDS encoding amino acid permease, with translation MSIAKKRVLSVFSLVMITVTSVDSVRNLPAASLFGSQIIAYFLIAAILFLIPTALISAELSTALPKQGGVYIWVKTAFGDRAGFLAIWFQWIENVIWYPTILSFIAGTLAYLINPHLADNRYFIITIVLLAFWGATILNLFGMRLSAKFSEWCGIFGLILPMLLIIGLGLSWLILGKPLQVTLNYHTMLPDFSQSGVVVALTGIILAFCGMEITTVYAQEVENPQRDYPKALFISTLILISTLTLGSLAIAMVIPKNQISLVAGLIEAFEDFFVAYHAAWLVPCVAAMLILGGMGSVSNWIMAPCKGLLVAAKDNHLPQWLAKENRYGAPTSLLISQAVITTLFTMVFLLLPGVNASYWLLTALAAQLYMVMYLLMFATGIYIKFLRPDLKPSFQIPGGKWTHTLISTLGIFTCLLTIALGFFPPDTLNVGSLARYDEIIIISLIIMILLPLALFRRKKN, from the coding sequence ATGAGCATCGCTAAAAAAAGAGTATTAAGTGTTTTTAGTTTAGTAATGATCACGGTAACCTCTGTCGATAGCGTACGGAATTTGCCCGCAGCCTCTTTGTTTGGCAGTCAAATCATTGCTTATTTTCTTATTGCCGCCATTTTATTTTTAATTCCCACAGCATTAATTTCAGCAGAATTATCTACCGCCTTGCCTAAACAAGGTGGGGTTTATATTTGGGTAAAAACTGCCTTTGGCGATCGCGCTGGATTTTTAGCGATATGGTTTCAATGGATTGAAAATGTCATTTGGTACCCGACAATTTTATCGTTCATTGCTGGCACGCTGGCATATTTAATCAATCCCCATCTAGCAGATAACCGCTATTTTATTATCACCATTGTTTTGTTGGCATTTTGGGGTGCGACAATTTTAAATTTATTTGGTATGCGTTTATCGGCAAAATTTAGCGAATGGTGTGGTATTTTTGGATTAATTTTACCCATGCTATTAATTATTGGCCTAGGGTTAAGTTGGTTAATTTTGGGTAAACCGTTACAAGTTACCTTAAATTATCACACCATGTTACCCGATTTTTCGCAATCGGGTGTGGTAGTTGCGCTAACTGGAATAATATTGGCGTTTTGTGGCATGGAAATTACCACGGTTTATGCGCAAGAAGTGGAAAATCCACAGCGCGATTATCCTAAAGCACTCTTTATTTCCACGTTAATTTTAATTTCAACGCTGACGTTAGGTTCGTTAGCCATCGCGATGGTTATTCCCAAAAATCAAATCAGTTTAGTGGCCGGTTTAATTGAAGCCTTCGAAGATTTTTTTGTGGCGTATCATGCGGCGTGGTTAGTGCCCTGTGTCGCTGCGATGTTAATTTTAGGTGGGATGGGTAGTGTGAGTAATTGGATTATGGCTCCGTGCAAAGGCTTGTTAGTCGCGGCGAAGGATAATCATTTACCGCAGTGGCTTGCCAAAGAAAATCGCTATGGTGCGCCGACTTCCTTATTAATTTCTCAAGCAGTGATCACCACCTTGTTCACGATGGTTTTTTTATTACTGCCAGGAGTCAATGCCTCCTATTGGCTGTTAACCGCATTAGCTGCGCAATTATATATGGTGATGTATTTGCTAATGTTTGCGACAGGAATTTACATTAAATTTCTACGCCCTGATCTCAAACCCTCTTTTCAAATACCCGGGGGTAAATGGACACACACCTTGATTAGTACATTAGGTATTTTTACTTGCCTATTAACCATTGCCCTAGGATTTTTTCCACCAGACACTTTAAATGTAGGTAGTTTAGCGCGCTATGATGAAATTATTATTATTTCATTAATCATCATGATTTTATTGCCACTGGCTTTATTTCGCCGCAAAAAAAATTAA
- the dapB gene encoding 4-hydroxy-tetrahydrodipicolinate reductase yields the protein MAVKKIIVNGAKGRMGKITCDTIEKHSEFNLVAKAEQGDDLAQLIKQHHADIVVDFTQPKAVFNNINIILDEGASPVVGTSGLLPPQIATLQARCQQLQRGAIIAPNFSLGAILMMKYAQDAAKYFRYAEIIELHHENKLDAPSGTAIKTAELMAPALGTIPHHPDTQETIVGARGALYETIPIHSVRLPGLVAHQEVIFGGRSETLTIKHDSIGREAFMPGVILACLKVTELSELVYGLENLL from the coding sequence ATTGCGGTGAAAAAAATTATTGTCAATGGTGCCAAGGGTCGCATGGGAAAAATCACCTGCGACACAATAGAAAAACACTCAGAATTTAATCTCGTTGCCAAGGCAGAACAAGGTGATGATTTAGCTCAATTAATTAAACAACATCACGCCGATATCGTCGTTGATTTTACTCAACCCAAAGCGGTATTTAATAATATTAATATTATTTTGGATGAAGGTGCATCTCCCGTAGTTGGCACCAGCGGCTTATTGCCCCCACAAATCGCAACACTTCAAGCTCGTTGCCAGCAATTACAACGTGGTGCCATCATTGCACCCAATTTTTCGTTAGGTGCCATTTTAATGATGAAATACGCGCAAGACGCGGCGAAATATTTTCGTTATGCCGAAATTATCGAATTACATCATGAAAATAAATTAGATGCGCCTTCTGGTACGGCGATTAAAACAGCAGAACTCATGGCACCTGCTTTAGGGACAATTCCCCATCACCCCGATACCCAAGAAACCATAGTTGGTGCGCGCGGCGCTTTATATGAAACCATTCCTATTCACTCGGTGCGTTTGCCGGGGCTGGTTGCTCATCAAGAAGTGATATTCGGTGGGCGCAGTGAAACACTGACCATCAAACACGACTCCATCGGACGCGAAGCCTTCATGCCGGGTGTGATCCTCGCTTGCCTAAAAGTCACCGAATTAAGCGAGTTGGTTTATGGCTTAGAAAACCTTTTGTAA
- the ubiA gene encoding 4-hydroxybenzoate octaprenyltransferase produces the protein MFNRFYYYAQLIRLDKPIGILLLLWPTLAALWLATPSTPSLKLILIFSLGVIFTRSAGCAINDYADRNIDRHVSRTQMRPLAAKLIQPREALFIFIGLLILSLLLVVMLNSLCFIIAVIAAPLIILYPFCKRYTYLPQFVLGVVFNLGILMAFASVQNTLTLTAWLFYNAGLMWTIAYDTIYALSDKIEDEKIGVKSTAILFGSYDQIIIGILQGIFLILLLIIGYLQSLKLIYYGGLIIIGLLFVYQQRLIAKRKPESYHQAFLNNHWIGLVLWLSIALN, from the coding sequence ATGTTCAATCGCTTCTACTATTACGCGCAACTCATCCGCCTCGATAAACCCATTGGCATTTTATTATTATTATGGCCAACGCTGGCGGCATTATGGCTAGCCACACCAAGCACACCCTCCTTGAAATTGATCCTAATTTTTTCACTGGGAGTTATATTCACTCGCTCTGCGGGGTGCGCTATCAATGACTATGCTGATCGTAATATCGATCGCCACGTCTCGCGTACTCAAATGCGCCCTCTCGCTGCGAAGTTAATTCAGCCGCGCGAAGCACTGTTTATATTTATAGGACTCTTAATACTCTCTCTATTACTCGTCGTCATGTTAAATAGCTTATGTTTTATCATCGCCGTGATTGCGGCACCGTTAATAATCCTTTACCCTTTTTGTAAACGTTATACTTATTTACCACAATTTGTCTTAGGGGTTGTTTTTAATTTAGGTATTTTAATGGCGTTTGCCAGTGTGCAAAATACTCTAACCTTGACGGCATGGCTATTTTATAATGCAGGATTAATGTGGACAATTGCCTACGATACCATTTATGCCCTCAGCGATAAAATAGAAGATGAAAAAATTGGCGTAAAATCTACCGCTATTTTATTTGGATCTTATGATCAAATCATCATTGGTATTCTACAAGGAATATTTTTAATTTTACTGTTGATAATAGGTTATCTTCAGTCACTAAAACTCATTTATTACGGTGGTTTAATTATCATTGGATTATTATTTGTTTATCAACAGCGTTTAATTGCAAAACGAAAACCTGAAAGTTATCACCAAGCATTTTTAAATAATCATTGGATAGGTTTAGTACTATGGTTAAGTATAGCGCTGAATTAA